The genomic interval TTTGCAAGACTGGTTTGTACATCTGCATAAATGTAATCATGAACTAAGGTAGTTACACCATCAGATAAAGTGACTGTGATTAAATATTTACCCCTATCTCCTACCTGTGTAGCCCAGTTTAAAACTGCTTTTTGAGTCCCATTTTTCTGAATATATTCATCAAGCAAAATTGTATCGCCAGTTACCGTATTAACTGCAGACATATATATATCTGGGTTATCTTCATCAGTATATGAAATATTAGCCAATAAATTTTCACCTTCAATTATAGAAACAGTATCATCTATTAAAGTTATTACAGGTGGCATATTTATCGCCCGATTATCATACACCATTACTTCTATTCCTTTTATTGCAGGGTTCTCCAACTCTTTGTGCAAAAAGGAAATATCAAGAATACTATCTTCTGAAACTGTAGTAATTGCTTGCAGCATAAATGCCCCTTTGGCACCAGCAATAGCATACTGATCTATATTACTGAAAGCTAATGGCACCTCTCCGTCTAAAGCAATATCAAAAACACGTTTGCCTGCTGTGTCAATTTCATTAAATAATTCTGCAAAATAAAGTCTTACTAATACTTCTGTTCCAGGATATACAGGAAACTCCCAATTCATATCAGGTTCTGAATTAGCATCCCATCTCTCTGACTCAAAAATTGATTCTGGAATACTTAAACCTAAAAGTGAAGCATGACTATAAGAAATATCTCCTGAGTAGGCATTTGAGTTACTACTTAATAAAATATTTTCACCTCCTTGACTAATTCTAAATACTGATGGATCATCTTTATTATCCATCATCCAATCAACTTTGCTGTTATCAATTGCGGCTATATCATCACCGCCAACATTTATGCGATAAAGAATTTGTCCTGCTTCTGGTTTAACTACTTCTACATTGATGTCAAAACTCATTTCCACAGGATCACCATTACCATCACTTGCGGTAATAATAATAGTATAATTCCCTGAATCAGTAAAGGTAGGTAGTAGTGAAAAATGAACTTGATAAGTACCATCTCCATTATCAGTAATTAGATAATTAATAAATGAAATACTTTCTGAAGCAGCTGTAACACTAATATTTAGTGGGTCGAAATCTTCATCTTTTACATTAACATCAAAATCGTAACTTGCAGCAGCAGTAACATTTAAATCATCTTGCTGATCAATTGAAGGCACAAAGTTGGTAAAAGGATTATTTACTTTCCATGTAAAACTAATTTCATCACTACCTCCTGCACCATCGTTTGCAGAAACTACAATGGTATACATCCCATTTGTAACAGCAGAAGCTGCTCCACTAGCTATCGTTCCTGTGATTGATCCATTATTGGTATCCAAAGTAATTCCACTAGGTAAACCTGTTGCTTGATAACTGTAAGTGCCGCTACCACCGTTAGCTGTGATTTGAACTGAAATAACATCACCTTCATCATTTACCTGATTAGCAACAGATGATAATTCCACTGGTTTGGTACTAACATTCCAAGTAAAAGTTATCTCTTCTTGTACTCCTTCTGAATCTTCGACTGTAACAATTACTGTATATGAACCATTTGAACCATCTGGGAGTGTTCCTGTGATTTCTCCGGAATTCTCATCTATACTGATACCTAAAGGTAAATTTTCAGCAGAATAAGTAAGATCACCCGTTCCTCCATTAGCAACTACACTTAAACTAATAGCATCTCCTTCGGTATTATTTTGAGAAGCTAATTGCTCTATTTCTATCGGATTAGCAGTAATAATTTCACCTCCTGAAAGTGCCACTTCTATTGATTGTCCATCGAGTGTGGTTACTGTTAATGTAGCAGATTTAATATCTGTATCACTCGGATTAAAATTGACAATAATACTCAAACTAGCCCCTGATGATAAAAGATATACCTCATCTAACTCACTTTGATTAGTAATTGAAAAATCACTTTGATCTACGCCACCAAGTTCAATAGAAGTAATAAACAAACCTTGACTACCTCCTGAGTTATTAATTGTTATAGTTGCATTTCCTGTGTTTCCTTCAAAATCATAAGCACCAAGGCCAGTTAATGTTCCTTTTGTAATAGCTGTTCCTTGAGGATTATTAGTGCCATAGACTTCCATGTTTTGCATTCTTCCTCCACCATTCTTTGGAGAGCCTCCTGTGATATAAATACCGCCTCCTGTAACTATCGCTTGGGTGCCATGACGGCCTTGATTCAACACATCTAACTCTTCCCATTCTCCACTTGCTACATCTAATGACTCGGTTAAATCATAGGCTATTCCACTATTCCCACTACCTTCGCCGCCTATTACTAATAAATGATCTTGGTAGTTTACACTACTCGCTCCTCCTCGTGGGGTTGGCAAGTCTGAAGGTAAAGAACTACCACTTAACCATGTGCCAGTACTTAAATCGTAAACATCTACTTCTGGTATTGTTGGTAACACCGAATTTACCTCTCCTGAGCGACGACCTCCGGCCAAATAAATCTTATCCCCTATCAATACCGAATGAAAATGATCACGCGATTGAGGGGCATCTGGCAATACTGTCCATGTATTGCTCGATGGATCATATTCATCTAACCATGGTACCCAACCATCTGTATGACCATTCTGAATACCTCCTACTATATAAAATTTATTGTTATAAACTACTACTCCGGCTGAGCCTCTACGGCGTGATGCTGGGATTTCTGGCCCCTGATACCATGCATCACTTACTGGATTATAAAGATAGATATAGGATGAGGGTGTCTCTATGGGATAGTCATTATCTTCAAAACTACAAATTGCCCAAATCAACCCTTCGTAACTAACAGCTTGAAAATGATTCAGTTCTACAGGGGAAGATGATCCTGTTGTCCAAGTATTGGTGCTATAATCATAGATCTCTACCAAATCTGACTCTCTTCCTCCCATAAGATAAAACTTATCGCCTGCTTGTACAAAAGAATTCTCATGACGAGCTATATGCTCATTCGTATTACTAATACTTGTCCATACTGCATCGAACTTTGTAGTAATTGTCCATACAAACTCAATTTGTACAGGAGTATTAATTCCTCCATCTCCTACAGTTATTTCGACATTATATACTCCATCTCCACTATCACCTCCTTCAGCAGCATTTGAAGCAATAGTTCCAAATATATGTCCATTGGTGGGTTCTATATCCAAACCAAGAGGTAAACCTTCTGCTTCATAAAGCAAATTAGCATCTCCACCAGAAGCAACTACAGTAAGATCTGGTTCTTCTCCTTCTTTATTAAATTGATCAGTAATACTTTCTACTAAAATAGGTGTTACACTTTTTTTTATTTGAAAATAATCCCAAGTAGCGGCAAAAGAAGGATTACCTCCATAAGAGGTACTTATCGTGCCTACGGCTAATGCTGAGGCTACTCCATTTATCGTATAAGTCCCTTTTACAACTTTAAGTATATCTCCAGTAAGTGTAATTTCTTCTCCAACGTTCAAGTAATTAACCTTGTCTACAGAATATTGGGGTTGTACTGTACCTGATACGGGGTCTACTAAAAAAGCTAACTCTAACTCTGTTAAGCTTAATAAACCACTGACATTATACGTCGGGTTGCTAACAATACTTCCGCCTGATTCATATAATACCGTTAAACCTCCTACTCCGCCATTCGACGATAATACCAACTTTATATAATTATCCTGATCGCCGGTACCTATGTAAATCCCCTCCGATTGGGAATCCGATGGTACTTGGTTATCAAAAAACGGCGCATTCAACTTCGCCTTTACTAAATAACTCCCCGTTAACTCTCCTACATTTATCCCAAACTGAAAGCCATTATCCTGGCTATTCTCTAAGGCATCTCCTTCGGTAGTTGGCAAGGTAAACAATCCTGCTGTCCCCCCAAATATTGCCTCATCTGAATCATACTGTTCGTTATAATCCGTAGAGCCATTACTCATCAATCCGGTAAATCCTATATCTCCAAAGCCATAGCCCAAGGCATTAAACAAATCATTACTATAAGGTACACTGGTACTAAATCCATTACTCTCATCCCACTGAAAGGAATCATTTACATCCAGTATCCCATCTTCATCATCATCTGAATCATGTAAATTCGACAATAGAAACCCATTCACCAATACTTTATCATAATCATCTGGTTGACTTGAGCCGGAACATGGGTCTGTTCCATTATCCATCTCATCGGCATCACTGTATCCATCATTATCACTATCTACATTCGTAGAATAAACAGGCTCACACAAACTCACAGCTCCTTCATAATCTGTTGGCTCAAAAATTACAATATTATCTGCGCCATAAGTAACTGCCCAAACTGTACCCGGAAATATATCATTATCGCCTTGGGCTACTACATCTAAAGGAAGAGAGCCAAATCCTGTGGCAAAGGTCTTGTTACAACTACTTGGCGTTTCCGGACAGTTTTCTACCACCTTCCCATCTGAGCTTAATATTGCTCGAAAAATCGGGCCGGTACTGTTATAACCTGCCAGCAACAAATCTCCTTTCATTGCATTATCGAAATTACTCGCTGTGTATTCACACAAGCCATTGGTTGAGGGTCCATAGTTTACCAAAGCTCCATCGGTTTCTCCTGAGTTTCTAAAATCTCCTTCTGCCGGATTGGCCATACTCAACGGAACTGCAGGCCAATCTAATGGCAAGGACTGACTCGAAAAATTAGGGTCACTTTCTAATAAAATTTCATTCCGCCAATAGGCATCGGTGCCATCATCTGGATTTAAGGTATGAGATCCTTTTGTATAAAGACCTGACCCTGCGGGATTTCCGCGGATCGGTGTTGGATGTCCTGCATAATAAATCTGATTATTAAATGGATCGTCTGATACATAATTTAATTCCCCTGATACCAATGGCCTAATATAATGCAAACCATTCTTGTTATTCACTGATGGATCGCCTCCTGGACCTATACCTGTCGAACCTGGCTCGCCTGATACATAATTGTTTGTTACTAATGCGGTTTTTGTCTCCCCCGGATAATCTGCCTCTCCCTCCGGATGACCTCCCCAGCCGCCATTCGCTCCATTATCTACTGCATACATCCGACTCTCTCGTCCTGGACTACTGGTGATTACTAAATCATATACATTTCGCCAGCCTGGTGAATGTATCTGTACGGGGCTACTCGGGTCTATCTTTGCTTGATTTAATCCATCATTCCCGCCAAATGGATCATTGTTATCTGTATAACCATCTGTAGTACTTTCATTGGTTCGGGTCGGATCATCTAAAGTAGGTAGATCATAAACCCAATTATATGTGTAGCCATATTCTGTGCTACTCTGAACGGGCATATTATCTATCACCGATAAATCTATACTCAAAATCGCTGCTGAATAGGCATACTCGGTATGAAAAGCAAAGTTATTTGATGGACTGCCTGCATTGGTATTGCCTCCTACTGCCAGATATAAAATATTGGGATATAAGGGGTCGATTGCTATTCCATTCACTGAATGATTCTCCTCTGAGCGGGGTAAACCGCGTACCAAATCTACTTTTTCCCAACTATTACCATTACGGGTTAAGCGATGTAAAATCCCTGAATTGGTATCTAAATTTAAATCATTACCACCGCCACCTGCTCCGATACGCCAATCACTTGAACTCACATACAAAACAGGGTTTGTAGAAGTTCCTGTTAAATAAAGCCCGGTTACCTGTCTGTTTTTTGTGTTGTTATATACCCCATCATCATCATGGTTTGGCGTTTCATTGCGAACAATATCTATTGTCTCTACACCAGTTACTGAGTAGTTATTGGCACTTACTCGCTCAATGCTATAGGCATAAATCAACCCGTCTTGTTGGGCTACATATAAGCGACCATCAGGGCCAAACTGCAAAGACGTTGGATTTTCACTTAGCTCCCCAACTAATCCACTTGAATTAAAACTAATCGTTTGACTATATAAGCAAACGCTCGTCAGAATGAGGGAAAGTGTTATTAATACTCGAAGATAGTAGTTAAGGTAATTATGGAAACCCATGTAGTTATATAGCTTCAGTTTAAACTAAGTAAATTTAGAAATATAACTGACCGTAAATCACCCATTTCTGTTAATAAACCATAATATTTGGATATGTTATTTCTAATTAAGTACTAAAAACACACTTTAACCTCTCTTAGCCTTATCCCAAACCGCAGATTGTCTTCCTCTAATAAACTTAAAAAAGCCCTGAAAAACAGCGAGGTTCATAAAGAAAAAATAATAGGGAAGGTAAAATGGCTTAAACTTTATATTTCGCTTTGTTAAATACCAACCTAATAGAGCGGCCACATAAAAAGCCAATTGTAGCATAAAAAACACTTTATAAAAGTAAGGATGCACATTTAGCAGCAATACATTTGCTATAAAGATAAGTGGTAAACTAAGAGGTGTGAGTGTCCACCTTAAAACCCGGTGAGATATATATTCAAATGATAATACAGGATACTTAAAGATGTTTAAAAGAGATTTTAACATAATGATAGACTGAATGCCACCCGCACAAATTCTCACTTTCCTTTTATGCTCATCTTCCATAGAAAAAGATGGATTCTCCATGGCCACAGCTTCAGGCTCATATACTATTCTATATCCTTTTTTATTAATTCTTAACGAGATAATAAAATCATCCAATATCACATTTTCTTCAACAAACTCATATAGTTCTGTTCTTATAGAAAAAAGCTCACCCGCAGAACCAACAACTGTATATAGCTCAGAATCGAGCTTTTTTAGGAATGACTCGTACTTCCAATAAAGCCCCTCTCCTTCTCCTACATTATCATCTTCAGAATCTAACTTTACCACTTTTTTCTCTCCTGAAGCTCCGCCTACTTTTGGGTCTTTGTAATGCTTAACCAGATTCTTTACAGCGTCTTCATTTAGAATCGTATTGGCATCATTAAAAATCACTACCGGATTAGTTACTTCTTTCATGGCTCTGTTAAGCGCAGCTGTTTTACCTCTTCTTGCATCTTCATGCATTACTTTTACTTCGCTAAACTGCCTGCATATTTCGGGGGTGCGATCACTTGAACCATCTGTAATAATAAGAATCTCTAATTTGTCTGCCGGATAGTCTTGTGCTAGTGTATTCTTTATTTTTTGTTCTATAAAATCTTCTTCGTTATAGGCTGCTATTAAAAAGGTGACAGGTAGGTAAAAAGGCTCTTCATCTACAGTTTTTTTACTAATTATTTTCTTTATGCTAACGATGGCCGCTAATAAAATCCCATAACCTGCATAGTTGTAAAATATAATAAAAAAAGCCACCCAAAATAGCCATAAAAAAACTACCATATCATTATAAATCGAAGATGATACATATATGCAATCTCAAACTATAAAGTTCGAAATTCACATTAAAAACAAGTTTATTTCTTATAAAACCTAAAATACAGTCTAAAAAAAGCATAAACTTTAATATGCTCAAAGCAAATACTAGATTATCTTAAATAAAGATATTATACCTAATTAATTGTAAGTATCGGAAAGATTTTAAAGTACGAAATGAAGGAATATTTTCAAACAGTTACTCTAAATCGAATAAAGTTTTATCTAAAAAAGGAAGTAAAATTATCTAGACTTACAAAGAAGATGTAAGGAAATAAAAGCGCAACTTAATGCAAAATTTGGAATAGAAAATCTAAATAATAAGAAGGGTGCTTACAGATCAAACATTTCAATTTTATAAACTAAACCACTCTGCACTGAAAGTACAGAGGTTTAATTATGGGGACTGAAAGTCCCTACTCTAACATTATATTAGAGTCAACATAGATTTTCAATATATTTATTTCTGGATGATATGAATGATTTAAAGTATCATAGCTTAAGTTCTTTTTATTTATTTGCTTCATCTATCTAACTTTATAGATTTTTTCGCAATACTAAAGTACTGTACTTAAAGTACAGGGTTTTAAACCCATTTCTGAGACCAATAAATTCAGTAAAAAATTCCATTTAGTAACTACTTAATTCTTTTGTTTTCCTGCAAAGAAAAGGGCTATATAAGGTAGGTAAGAGAGCCTTTTTTTAAACAATGTATAAAATAGCTGGCTCTCTCGCTTGCCATCTTTTATTATTTTTCCTTTCAAATCATAAAAGCTCTTTTGATATTCTAATACAAATGACTTTAAAATATATTTTGATCTTTCTACTTTGAGCAACAATGAATTACTAAGTATCTTTAACCCTCCTTCCCAAAACAAATATATACTGTAATAGATCGCTATAGATAGGAGGATATATACAAGCATTAGAACCACTAACCATATTGCTAAATTTCCCATCGATTTTTCACATTTAAGTTCAAAATAAGTTAGTATATACTTTTTACTATTGATCTATTCTAAAAATCACTTATTCCTTTCAAAAGGGAGTATGTTATTTCTGATTGATACTTTTAGGGTCACACCTAATTTTAATAAGCAATAGGCTTCCTAAAATAAAACTAGAAAACACTGCTTCTGTAAAAAACAAACCACCACGTATTAGTGAAGAAAAAATCCACAGCACTATAATGCATATAGTACTAACTATCATAATAGCATTTCTTGAACTACTTTTTACCTTAGACTTAGGTTTAATAGAAATCTCTTTGTGAATGACTTGTGACTCTTCTACTATATCTATTTCTTGGTTTATGTAGTTCATAAAATTGATTTTTTGGGTGATCAGTAACTAAATATAATAGGATAATTAATACACTTTTATTTATATTATATATGATATACATAAACAATATTTATGGATTATACTTTGCACCAACTGAAAGTATTCCTCAAAGTAGTTGAGGTTCAAAGTGTTACAAAAGCTTCTGAAGAACTTTTTTTAACTCAACCAGCTGTTTCTATACAATTAAAAAAATTTCAAGATCAGTTCTCTGTACCGCTTACAGAGGTAATAGGCAGAAAATTATACATTACAGATTTTGGGAAAGAAATAGCTAAAGCAGCTGAAAAAATATTGGCTGAGATAGAGCTAATTAATTACAAAACAATGACCTACCAAAACCAATTAGCAGGTCGGTTACGTATCTCCGTAGCATCTACTGGCAAGTATGTAATGCCTTATTTTTTAGCTGGATTTATGCGTGAACATAGAGGAGTAGATCTTATTATGGATGTAACTAACAAAACCTTGGTTGTAAAAAGCTTAGAACAAAACCTTGTAGATTTTTCTTTGGTATCTATTATTCCAGAACAGTTAGATATTAACAACTTGCAGCTTTTGCAAAACAAACTTTATCTTATAGGCAGCACTGACTTAAAACACAGAAAAGACAAGTCAAAAATAAAAATATTTGAGGAGTATCCTCTAATTTACAGAGAGCCAGGCTCAGCAACACGTAATGCTATGGAGGAATTTATAAAAGGAAAAAACCTTCCTACTTATAAGAAAATTGAATTGACTTCTAACGAAGCCGTAAAACAAGCTGTAATTGCAGGTTTAGGCTATTCCATTATGCCCTTAATTGGAATTAAAAATGAATTAAAAAATGGAGAGATTGAAATAATACCCTTTCAAGGTTTGCCTATTGTGACACATTGGAACTTGGTTTGGTTAAAACCAAAAAATTTATCACCAGTAGCCCAAGCGTTTATTAAATATATAAAACAAGAAAAAGTGAATATTACGCTAAAACAGTTTGACTGGTATGAGAAATACTAGAATCGCAGATTGCACACTCATATTCAGTGTTTTGCGAATGCCAATAAAAAGTATTTTTTAGTCTGATTCTAGCTGCCTATACATCTTCATAAATTAAATCAATTGTATCTCAACTTAAACTTGAGAATGTAATACAAAAAAAAAGCCCGGACAAAAGTCCGAGCATTTATTAAATGTCTTTTTTGTTGTTATTTAAAGCTAATGAATATGATAATACCATACCAAAACATCTGCTGATAAATTATTTATTTTTTTAACCTTACTAGCATTTTTAGGCCATTTTGAAGGAAATTTCCAAGTAGTATTAGGTAAATAGGACGCATTCTGATTTCCCTTAAAAAAAATTGCAGAGTTCTTAAATAGAAGTTACCTCCACTTACTAATCCTTATAAAAAACGTTGCGCTTTTTATTTCTTCGCATTCGGTCTTCTGGCTTTCTTTTCTTCTATATCGCGAATGTATTTAGGGCGAGATTGTATTTTTCCTTCATAAGCCTCTAAATACTTTTCTAATGCCTCATTAATAATGGTTGACTGATTCACCTCAATATCACCTTGGGTGTATTTACGGGTAAAAACCAAGTCTTTTACCTTTTCGAGTATCTCCGGATCTACAAAGAAAGTATGGCGCTTTGGTTCATTAGAGGCCTTTGCCCTTTTCTTGCTACTCGCCTTCTCCCCTACTGGCTTTGCAGCTTTTTTGGTAGTTTTGGTTTCCGATTCTTCTGTGGTTTTGCTAATCGGTTTTCCTTTGCCCAAAGGAATATCGTCATCATCAAGAATTCTCTTTTTGGGCCTTTTAAAAGGCAATAGATTTTTTTCTTCACTCATATCACATGCGTTTTAAAATTTCATTAACCAAGTCTCTGTAGTCTTTTAAGCCTTTAAATGGCTCTTTTTTCTTTACCAAACTACTTTGTTTTTTATAAGCATCGTGCTCTTCTAACTCTCGACCACTGTGTGTAGCTTCTTGTATAGTAATATTTTCGTGGATGTAGGTATTAAGAAAAATATCGGGATGATTTTGATTGAAGTACTCCACCAAATCTTCGTGACTGCGGGTTTTTACTCTGTAACGGGTTAAGAAAATACCCAAGACCTCTAAACTTGGATTGGCTTTCTTCTTAAATTTTACAATCTGCTCTAAGATGTTTTCTACTCCGTTGATGCTAAAACTGTGTGCTTCTGATGGCACCAAAACATAATCGCTGGCAAGCAATGCATTTTGGGTAATTATCTCCAAATTGGGCGGACAATCTAACAACATAAAATCGCACATATCGCGTGCTGCATCTATCAGTTGTTTTACAATTTTTCTAGGGTTTTCGTACTGGTATTCATCGTCTTTTTTGAGGTTATCCATAAAGTCTATAGAAGTGAGTTCGGGTGAGCCACCAACCAATACCAAGTTCTCATTAATTGGTGTTGCTTTTAACTTTCTGTGTGTAAAAAGACAGTCGTGGATGTTGCGGTCTTCCGGATCGATACCCAGTGAAATGGTAAGGTCACTTTGTGGATCTAAATCTATTAAAATTACAGTGTAACCCAAACGGGAAAGTACACTACCCATAGCAGCACAAGATGTTGTTTTTGCTACGCCTCCTTTTTCGTTGGCAATGCTGATTACTTTAGCTGACATTAATTTATATATGATTGTTTGTTAAAGTATATATAAGCAATTGTAACCAAAAGAAAACTAAAACAAAAATATTTAAATATATACTTTCTTATTTTTAATTATGATTAGTGTAGTAAGTATATGTTTACATATAAAAACATAAGATTAATTATGATTAGATAACAAAACATTTATGAAATTGGAAATAAACAGTAGATGAATAAAGCTTTTTAAGAATAATTTGATTGATTAATAAGGAGTAGGTCATTTTATGATCGAAATATCTTTATAAGCTTTAAAAAGCGACTATCTAAAGCTTTAATATTTATGTTCCTTTTAGGAAAGACAAAATAATTACCTGCGAGTAAAATATTAGCTATAATAAAAACTCAGTAATAAAAATATTAACAAGGAAAAACTTAGAGGATTCATTAATAAAATATTGATAATCAGTATCTTAATCATAAATAAAAAACACCTCCCAAGAAATATTCTTAGAAGGTGTAAAATACAACATACATACAGGGACTTAATACATTGTTAGCAGGCAACCAAACTTAAAACCTTGGTGAGGCTTTTGGTGCTTGCCCAATCATTCATCTTGGCATTCAGTACTTCAGGGCTTTGTTTGTTTGTTCGGCTTACTATTTCTAAATAAATTTCTAATAGCTTTTTAAGGCCTTTTATCGGCTCTGCAGGCAAATGCAGCAATATATTTTCTATTAGATCTTGTAACTGCTCATTGTGGTAAACAGAAATGTTGAGCATATTTTCTGTGAGTAAGTCTGTAAATCGCTTCAACGGCACAAACTCAATACTAAAATGTTTACCAATGTACTCACCTAGTTTTTCATTGTTTATCTGTTGAGTTCTGGTGCTTTGTATCCATAATTCGCCAGCCAATGCACGAACTGTTTTATCAGAAGAAAGCATACAAGCAGCCACAAACAAATGCGCCATATTGCCCAACGGTAGGGGATGAGTCGTTAACTGCTCAAGCAAACTCAGGCTAATTTTCTTATGGTCTTCACCGAAAAAGTTAGCATCCCTAAAATTTAAATCTGTGAA from Chondrinema litorale carries:
- a CDS encoding glycosyltransferase family 2 protein → MVVFLWLFWVAFFIIFYNYAGYGILLAAIVSIKKIISKKTVDEEPFYLPVTFLIAAYNEEDFIEQKIKNTLAQDYPADKLEILIITDGSSDRTPEICRQFSEVKVMHEDARRGKTAALNRAMKEVTNPVVIFNDANTILNEDAVKNLVKHYKDPKVGGASGEKKVVKLDSEDDNVGEGEGLYWKYESFLKKLDSELYTVVGSAGELFSIRTELYEFVEENVILDDFIISLRINKKGYRIVYEPEAVAMENPSFSMEDEHKRKVRICAGGIQSIIMLKSLLNIFKYPVLSFEYISHRVLRWTLTPLSLPLIFIANVLLLNVHPYFYKVFFMLQLAFYVAALLGWYLTKRNIKFKPFYLPYYFFFMNLAVFQGFFKFIRGRQSAVWDKAKRG
- a CDS encoding ParA family protein gives rise to the protein MSAKVISIANEKGGVAKTTSCAAMGSVLSRLGYTVILIDLDPQSDLTISLGIDPEDRNIHDCLFTHRKLKATPINENLVLVGGSPELTSIDFMDNLKKDDEYQYENPRKIVKQLIDAARDMCDFMLLDCPPNLEIITQNALLASDYVLVPSEAHSFSINGVENILEQIVKFKKKANPSLEVLGIFLTRYRVKTRSHEDLVEYFNQNHPDIFLNTYIHENITIQEATHSGRELEEHDAYKKQSSLVKKKEPFKGLKDYRDLVNEILKRM
- a CDS encoding putative Ig domain-containing protein — translated: MGFHNYLNYYLRVLITLSLILTSVCLYSQTISFNSSGLVGELSENPTSLQFGPDGRLYVAQQDGLIYAYSIERVSANNYSVTGVETIDIVRNETPNHDDDGVYNNTKNRQVTGLYLTGTSTNPVLYVSSSDWRIGAGGGGNDLNLDTNSGILHRLTRNGNSWEKVDLVRGLPRSEENHSVNGIAIDPLYPNILYLAVGGNTNAGSPSNNFAFHTEYAYSAAILSIDLSVIDNMPVQSSTEYGYTYNWVYDLPTLDDPTRTNESTTDGYTDNNDPFGGNDGLNQAKIDPSSPVQIHSPGWRNVYDLVITSSPGRESRMYAVDNGANGGWGGHPEGEADYPGETKTALVTNNYVSGEPGSTGIGPGGDPSVNNKNGLHYIRPLVSGELNYVSDDPFNNQIYYAGHPTPIRGNPAGSGLYTKGSHTLNPDDGTDAYWRNEILLESDPNFSSQSLPLDWPAVPLSMANPAEGDFRNSGETDGALVNYGPSTNGLCEYTASNFDNAMKGDLLLAGYNSTGPIFRAILSSDGKVVENCPETPSSCNKTFATGFGSLPLDVVAQGDNDIFPGTVWAVTYGADNIVIFEPTDYEGAVSLCEPVYSTNVDSDNDGYSDADEMDNGTDPCSGSSQPDDYDKVLVNGFLLSNLHDSDDDEDGILDVNDSFQWDESNGFSTSVPYSNDLFNALGYGFGDIGFTGLMSNGSTDYNEQYDSDEAIFGGTAGLFTLPTTEGDALENSQDNGFQFGINVGELTGSYLVKAKLNAPFFDNQVPSDSQSEGIYIGTGDQDNYIKLVLSSNGGVGGLTVLYESGGSIVSNPTYNVSGLLSLTELELAFLVDPVSGTVQPQYSVDKVNYLNVGEEITLTGDILKVVKGTYTINGVASALAVGTISTSYGGNPSFAATWDYFQIKKSVTPILVESITDQFNKEGEEPDLTVVASGGDANLLYEAEGLPLGLDIEPTNGHIFGTIASNAAEGGDSGDGVYNVEITVGDGGINTPVQIEFVWTITTKFDAVWTSISNTNEHIARHENSFVQAGDKFYLMGGRESDLVEIYDYSTNTWTTGSSSPVELNHFQAVSYEGLIWAICSFEDNDYPIETPSSYIYLYNPVSDAWYQGPEIPASRRRGSAGVVVYNNKFYIVGGIQNGHTDGWVPWLDEYDPSSNTWTVLPDAPQSRDHFHSVLIGDKIYLAGGRRSGEVNSVLPTIPEVDVYDLSTGTWLSGSSLPSDLPTPRGGASSVNYQDHLLVIGGEGSGNSGIAYDLTESLDVASGEWEELDVLNQGRHGTQAIVTGGGIYITGGSPKNGGGRMQNMEVYGTNNPQGTAITKGTLTGLGAYDFEGNTGNATITINNSGGSQGLFITSIELGGVDQSDFSITNQSELDEVYLLSSGASLSIIVNFNPSDTDIKSATLTVTTLDGQSIEVALSGGEIITANPIEIEQLASQNNTEGDAISLSVVANGGTGDLTYSAENLPLGISIDENSGEITGTLPDGSNGSYTVIVTVEDSEGVQEEITFTWNVSTKPVELSSVANQVNDEGDVISVQITANGGSGTYSYQATGLPSGITLDTNNGSITGTIASGAASAVTNGMYTIVVSANDGAGGSDEISFTWKVNNPFTNFVPSIDQQDDLNVTAAASYDFDVNVKDEDFDPLNISVTAASESISFINYLITDNGDGTYQVHFSLLPTFTDSGNYTIIITASDGNGDPVEMSFDINVEVVKPEAGQILYRINVGGDDIAAIDNSKVDWMMDNKDDPSVFRISQGGENILLSSNSNAYSGDISYSHASLLGLSIPESIFESERWDANSEPDMNWEFPVYPGTEVLVRLYFAELFNEIDTAGKRVFDIALDGEVPLAFSNIDQYAIAGAKGAFMLQAITTVSEDSILDISFLHKELENPAIKGIEVMVYDNRAINMPPVITLIDDTVSIIEGENLLANISYTDEDNPDIYMSAVNTVTGDTILLDEYIQKNGTQKAVLNWATQVGDRGKYLITVTLSDGVTTLVHDYIYADVQTSLANILGKVNLQGRQSPPNNSWAVPLQVDVYEQGELKQLVSYSTVSSDSGTFFIEDLARGNYLLSVKQSHTLKNAMVANLTRGDNLLHFGTLTEGDANNNNEVNDEDYSILKNAFGYTSIEEGFSDSVDFNADNTIDIKDFSLLSSNYNTAGYVVTDSSFEKLALVDLDTSFIPFVQTESVELLLKGIPTIISLNDEIEATIELQTGSQFIDGVEAILSYDPEVLQVLSIEDAGSFTETLIEEIDNDKGEVKFAAGALADSISGNMELYTVKARLMQQPETTSINFSDKSIITLAGNSITFGSEATTFEISFKPIGFVVYPNPSSSIVKFDFYNPEQAEIRVDIYDTMGKKVYTDRFDSSNQYDYQVNLSNMSSGIFITKVRIGKKIMVKKIAIK
- a CDS encoding LysR family transcriptional regulator; translation: MDYTLHQLKVFLKVVEVQSVTKASEELFLTQPAVSIQLKKFQDQFSVPLTEVIGRKLYITDFGKEIAKAAEKILAEIELINYKTMTYQNQLAGRLRISVASTGKYVMPYFLAGFMREHRGVDLIMDVTNKTLVVKSLEQNLVDFSLVSIIPEQLDINNLQLLQNKLYLIGSTDLKHRKDKSKIKIFEEYPLIYREPGSATRNAMEEFIKGKNLPTYKKIELTSNEAVKQAVIAGLGYSIMPLIGIKNELKNGEIEIIPFQGLPIVTHWNLVWLKPKNLSPVAQAFIKYIKQEKVNITLKQFDWYEKY